In Kineococcus rhizosphaerae, the genomic stretch AGTCCCCCTCGCGGACCCTCGAGGTAGGTGATCCTCGTACCGGCACGTGAGCCGGTGCTCATCAGGTGCGGCGATCCGACTGCGCGCCAGCCGTGCCGGCCGCAGACGCCGACGACTTCCTCGAGATCGTCGACCACGAGGGCGATGTGGACGGCACCGGTTCGCGCGGGGTCGCTCGCTCCGGTGCGGGGGTGCGGCGGGCTGTACTGCAGGAGCTCGATGCGATGAGCGCCGAGAGTCACGGTCGCCGCGCGGATCGTCGATCCCTGGACGCCGGTCGTACCTCGCGTGACGGTCTCGTCGAGCGTGAAGGAACGTTCGAGCGTGAACCCGAGGCCGTCGCACCACATGGCGAGGGCGTCCTCGAGGTCGGGGACGGTCAGGCCCGCGTGCGCG encodes the following:
- a CDS encoding VOC family protein; its protein translation is MHRSRPVTDVAHAGLTVPDLEDALAMWCDGLGFTLERSFTLDETVTRGTTGVQGSTIRAATVTLGAHRIELLQYSPPHPRTGASDPARTGAVHIALVVDDLEEVVGVCGRHGWRAVGSPHLMSTGSRAGTRITYLEGPRGGLIELIAPPSTRDETH